From a region of the Trueperaceae bacterium genome:
- a CDS encoding S24 family peptidase, translated as MKGFSARSLDATALDANSLTPRQQKVYERLTEHFRRYGEMPELSDFARELGLHYVSLKQHLEALDRKGFINFESRGRGRSPLLTLPAQATGVPVLGDIPAGPLSEAIAHAESYLPLAGLTRARFALRVHGESMADLIQDGDVVVFEKREPYRSGEICAVRVSESEVTLKYLDRLSPSHYALRPHNDDYPVVQAHAREISVEGVYLGLLRGDVLDVLLDPAD; from the coding sequence ATGAAAGGTTTCTCCGCCAGATCTCTCGATGCGACCGCTCTCGACGCGAACTCGCTCACGCCCAGGCAGCAGAAGGTCTACGAAAGGCTGACCGAGCACTTCCGTCGATACGGAGAGATGCCCGAACTCTCGGACTTCGCGCGCGAACTGGGCCTCCACTACGTGTCGCTCAAGCAGCACCTGGAAGCGCTCGACCGTAAGGGCTTCATCAACTTCGAAAGCCGTGGGCGCGGAAGGTCCCCCCTCCTCACGCTTCCCGCCCAGGCGACGGGCGTGCCGGTCCTCGGCGACATCCCCGCCGGTCCCCTGAGCGAGGCCATCGCCCATGCCGAGTCGTACCTGCCGCTGGCCGGCCTCACCAGGGCGCGCTTCGCCCTGCGGGTGCACGGGGAGTCGATGGCCGACCTCATCCAGGACGGCGACGTGGTCGTCTTCGAGAAGCGCGAGCCGTACCGATCCGGTGAGATCTGCGCCGTGCGCGTGAGCGAGAGCGAGGTCACCCTCAAGTACCTCGACAGACTCAGCCCCAGCCACTACGCCCTTCGGCCCCACAACGACGACTATCCGGTCGTGCAGGCCCACGCCAGGGAGATCTCCGTCGAAGGCGTTTACCTGGGACTGTTGCGGGGCGACGTCCTCGACGTGCTGCTCGATCCCGCCGACTGA
- a CDS encoding DUF1850 domain-containing protein: MRPLLALFTALLLLGSGGAVPHLRVTTQSGDVILDIPLADDPSWYIAWNHSVTGILVKDYYRYENGQMLLTQTHTPTFDAGLGHIPGRGRLESDGDHGYWIRDIDEPVPGNRYLLRVASTRVDHRVVHGGIAYSLSERAAGQRVVVEVIE; encoded by the coding sequence TTGCGCCCTCTCCTGGCTCTGTTCACCGCGCTCCTGCTGCTAGGCAGCGGGGGCGCGGTACCTCATCTGCGGGTCACCACCCAGAGCGGTGACGTGATCCTCGATATCCCACTGGCAGACGATCCGAGCTGGTACATCGCATGGAACCACTCGGTGACCGGTATCTTGGTGAAGGACTATTACCGCTACGAGAACGGCCAGATGCTGCTGACCCAGACCCACACTCCCACCTTCGACGCCGGACTGGGACACATCCCCGGACGTGGCCGGCTCGAGAGTGACGGCGACCACGGCTACTGGATCCGCGACATCGACGAGCCGGTGCCGGGCAACCGCTACCTGTTACGGGTAGCGAGCACGCGGGTTGATCACCGGGTGGTGCACGGCGGCATCGCCTACTCACTTAGCGAGCGCGCGGCGGGGCAGCGAGTGGTGGTGGAGGTTATCGAGTGA
- a CDS encoding ABC transporter ATP-binding protein, with translation MVEASRRPPVRPKAAIPILSMRGIVKRFPGVVANDDVSFDVLPGEVHALLGENGAGKTTLISILYGLQQPDGGEIRLDGQPVRLGSPRQAMARGIGLVAQHFHLARRHTVAENIAIGLPGTPFFRPTGRLERRIEQLGRHYGLDIDPTARIWQLSPGEQQRVEIVKALLQGARLLILDEPTSVLTPQEADKLFEVLEQMTAEGKGIVFISHKLGEVMRVSKRITVLRKGRVVGRLDTREATAAGLASLMVGQVTSPRGKDTPAGERSIARLEGVSARNERGLPALRGVSFDIRGGEILGVAGVAGNGQAELVEVVSGLRRPDSGRFSILERDVTELGVRELLESGVALIPEDRNRMGTVPAMSVAENLVLRQYRRAPYARKGLIDWDAVSGFARESISRYQIATPNHSTRARLLSGGNVQKLILARELAGEPRLVVAAHPTYGLDVGATALTHDLLLRQRERGAGVLLVSEDLDELLQLADRILVLSQGEVAGIVDAREADREGLGLLMTRGQERSVA, from the coding sequence GTGGTCGAGGCCTCGAGGCGCCCCCCGGTGAGACCGAAGGCAGCAATCCCGATACTCAGCATGCGCGGCATAGTCAAACGCTTCCCGGGCGTGGTGGCGAACGACGACGTGAGCTTCGACGTGCTGCCCGGCGAGGTACACGCGCTCCTGGGCGAGAACGGTGCCGGCAAGACCACGCTCATAAGCATCCTCTACGGATTGCAGCAACCCGACGGGGGTGAGATCCGGCTCGACGGCCAGCCGGTCAGGCTGGGCAGCCCCCGCCAGGCGATGGCCCGGGGTATCGGCCTGGTCGCTCAGCACTTCCACCTCGCCCGCCGGCACACGGTCGCCGAGAACATCGCCATCGGTCTGCCCGGCACCCCGTTCTTCCGCCCCACCGGTCGTCTCGAGCGGCGCATCGAGCAGCTCGGGCGCCACTACGGTCTCGACATCGACCCCACTGCCAGGATCTGGCAGCTCTCCCCGGGTGAACAGCAACGGGTAGAGATCGTGAAAGCGCTTCTGCAGGGCGCCCGGCTACTCATCCTCGACGAGCCAACCAGCGTCCTCACTCCTCAGGAGGCCGACAAGCTGTTCGAGGTGCTCGAGCAGATGACCGCCGAGGGGAAGGGGATCGTCTTCATCAGCCACAAGCTGGGCGAGGTGATGCGGGTCTCGAAGCGGATCACGGTATTGCGCAAGGGCCGGGTGGTAGGCAGGCTCGACACTCGTGAAGCAACGGCGGCCGGGCTCGCCAGCCTGATGGTGGGACAGGTGACCTCGCCACGGGGCAAAGACACTCCTGCCGGAGAGCGCAGCATCGCGCGGCTCGAGGGTGTCTCGGCCCGGAACGAGCGGGGCTTGCCCGCCCTGAGGGGGGTCTCCTTCGACATCAGGGGAGGCGAGATCCTGGGCGTGGCGGGAGTGGCCGGCAACGGTCAGGCTGAACTCGTCGAAGTGGTCTCGGGCCTCCGCCGGCCGGATTCCGGCCGCTTCTCGATACTGGAGCGCGATGTGACCGAGTTGGGCGTGCGTGAGCTGCTGGAAAGCGGAGTAGCGCTCATCCCCGAGGACCGGAACCGGATGGGAACGGTGCCCGCGATGTCGGTGGCCGAGAACCTGGTGTTGCGCCAGTACCGGCGTGCTCCCTACGCGCGCAAGGGCCTAATCGACTGGGACGCCGTCTCGGGCTTCGCAAGGGAGTCTATCTCCCGTTACCAGATCGCCACCCCGAACCACTCCACTCGCGCCCGGCTCCTGTCGGGCGGGAACGTCCAGAAGCTGATACTCGCCCGAGAACTGGCGGGTGAGCCCCGGCTGGTGGTCGCCGCTCATCCCACCTACGGCCTCGACGTCGGAGCCACGGCGCTCACCCACGACCTGCTGCTGAGGCAGCGCGAGCGGGGCGCCGGAGTCTTGCTGGTTTCCGAAGATCTGGATGAGCTGTTGCAACTGGCCGACCGGATCCTGGTGCTCTCACAAGGGGAGGTCGCCGGGATCGTCGATGCCCGTGAGGCGGACCGCGAGGGGTTGGGCCTCCTCATGACCCGGGGCCAGGAGCGATCGGTCGCGTGA
- a CDS encoding response regulator yields MAESSTNRATILVADDSDGHRKVVELLLSAHNYDVVAVADGHEALTYLQANTPEVSILDVNMPFMTGIEVCKRVKRISRLRGLPMIIMTSLADAETEAAAQEAGADLLVHKPLAGKSLPQLIKQAVDAAAQRVQRMDQASGESAPSSSLL; encoded by the coding sequence ATGGCGGAGTCGAGCACCAACAGGGCCACGATCCTGGTTGCGGACGACAGCGACGGGCACCGCAAGGTGGTCGAGCTACTTCTCTCGGCACACAACTACGATGTGGTGGCAGTGGCCGACGGTCACGAGGCCCTGACCTACCTCCAGGCGAACACCCCTGAGGTGAGCATCCTCGACGTGAACATGCCGTTCATGACCGGTATCGAGGTGTGCAAGCGGGTCAAGCGAATCTCGCGCCTCCGCGGCTTGCCGATGATCATCATGACCTCACTCGCGGACGCCGAGACCGAGGCTGCAGCTCAGGAGGCAGGCGCCGACCTGCTGGTCCACAAGCCGCTTGCCGGCAAGAGCCTCCCGCAACTGATCAAGCAGGCGGTGGACGCCGCCGCGCAACGAGTGCAGCGGATGGATCAGGCCAGCGGCGAGTCCGCGCCGTCTTCTTCCCTCTTGTAG
- a CDS encoding TRAP transporter permease, whose product MTTEKLPNYSRIATVLIALTGILLSLFQLYTAGIRPLSLFYQRPIHLMLIMILTFLMFPLGKERRLVGWLVDLLFIGGSLLTGLYITLNLDAIIMRAGFWTTTDIIIGGVLIVTLLEAGRRAIGLVMPLIGLVFILYSMAGPRGALPFLGDFLPGILGHRGYSLDRIIAQLYLGQEGIYGIALGVAATFVYIFILFGAVLEVTGAGQFFIDLAYALTGRQRGGPAKAAVVSSGFMGSISGSAIANTVTTGAFTIPLMKRLGYKPEEAGGVEAAASTGGQIMPPIMGAGAFLIAEFTRTPYVDIVMISFIPAILYFSVVYLFVDIIAAKRGMMGIPADQLPKAGTVMRQGWHYLIPLVVLVYFLFRNISPERVGFIAVLAILGVAVLRWLVGRLLMRSSEPATTESWEVSRGARSAEAPASTPRGLLALGVHGLGQLLSALEAGARNSVPVSLACATAGIVVGIVGLTGLGLKFSSLMISFSQGNLLLALILIIIASLVLGMGLPVTASYIVLVILVAPALTQDFGVPLLIAHLVVFWYSQDSNVTPPVALAAYAGAGIAGADPMRTAMQAWKFAKGLYLIPLFMVYNQELVLWEGVPFVVIAWTVLTSFAALWAFAATLEGYLFTRMYLVSRLLAAAGTVGIFWPDLRVEIAGFTLILLVLAINWFKNRREQREDGGRGIENSFETAEAAE is encoded by the coding sequence GTGACGACAGAGAAACTGCCCAACTACTCGCGGATAGCGACCGTTCTGATAGCGCTGACGGGTATCCTGCTCTCGCTCTTCCAACTCTACACGGCCGGGATCAGGCCGCTGAGCCTCTTCTACCAGCGCCCGATCCACCTGATGCTCATCATGATCCTGACGTTCCTGATGTTCCCGTTGGGCAAGGAGCGTCGACTGGTAGGCTGGCTGGTCGACCTCCTCTTCATCGGCGGTTCGCTCCTCACCGGCCTCTACATCACCCTCAACCTCGACGCCATCATCATGCGAGCCGGCTTCTGGACCACCACCGACATCATCATAGGCGGCGTCCTGATAGTCACTCTGCTGGAGGCAGGGCGCCGCGCCATAGGTCTGGTGATGCCCCTCATCGGCCTCGTGTTCATCCTCTACTCGATGGCGGGACCCCGGGGCGCCCTTCCGTTCCTGGGCGACTTCCTGCCCGGCATCCTCGGTCACCGCGGCTACTCGCTCGATCGCATCATCGCGCAGCTCTACCTGGGCCAGGAGGGCATCTACGGCATCGCACTCGGCGTCGCCGCCACCTTCGTGTACATCTTCATCCTCTTCGGCGCGGTCCTCGAGGTGACCGGCGCCGGTCAGTTCTTCATAGACCTCGCCTACGCGCTCACCGGCCGTCAACGCGGCGGACCGGCCAAGGCCGCGGTCGTCTCCTCGGGCTTCATGGGCTCGATCTCGGGCAGCGCCATCGCGAACACCGTCACCACCGGCGCCTTCACCATCCCGCTCATGAAGAGGCTGGGGTACAAGCCGGAGGAGGCTGGAGGGGTCGAAGCGGCCGCCTCGACCGGCGGGCAGATAATGCCGCCGATCATGGGCGCCGGCGCCTTCCTCATCGCCGAGTTCACCCGCACGCCCTACGTCGACATCGTGATGATCAGCTTCATCCCGGCGATCCTCTACTTCTCGGTGGTCTACCTCTTCGTCGACATCATCGCGGCGAAGCGCGGGATGATGGGCATCCCCGCCGACCAGCTACCAAAGGCCGGGACGGTCATGCGGCAGGGTTGGCACTACCTCATCCCGCTGGTAGTGCTCGTCTACTTCCTGTTCAGGAACATCTCGCCCGAACGGGTCGGCTTCATCGCGGTACTGGCCATCCTCGGCGTCGCCGTCCTCCGCTGGTTGGTCGGGCGGTTACTCATGCGCTCGTCGGAACCGGCAACCACCGAATCGTGGGAGGTGAGCAGGGGGGCGCGATCAGCCGAGGCGCCAGCGAGCACGCCGCGCGGCCTGCTCGCTCTGGGCGTGCACGGCCTGGGCCAACTGCTGAGCGCGCTCGAGGCCGGAGCACGCAACTCGGTGCCAGTGAGCCTCGCCTGCGCCACGGCTGGGATAGTCGTGGGCATCGTGGGCCTCACCGGCCTGGGGCTCAAGTTCTCATCGCTGATGATCTCCTTCTCCCAAGGCAACCTGCTCCTGGCGCTGATCTTGATCATCATCGCCTCGCTGGTGCTGGGCATGGGCCTGCCCGTTACCGCCTCCTACATCGTGCTGGTGATCCTGGTCGCGCCGGCGCTGACCCAGGACTTCGGCGTACCGCTCCTCATCGCCCACCTGGTCGTGTTCTGGTACTCCCAGGATTCCAACGTCACGCCTCCCGTGGCCCTCGCCGCCTACGCCGGAGCCGGCATCGCAGGCGCGGACCCGATGCGGACCGCGATGCAGGCGTGGAAGTTCGCGAAGGGGCTCTATCTGATCCCGCTCTTCATGGTCTACAACCAGGAGCTGGTTCTGTGGGAAGGGGTTCCGTTCGTTGTCATCGCCTGGACCGTACTCACCTCGTTCGCTGCCCTGTGGGCGTTCGCGGCGACGCTCGAGGGCTACCTCTTCACCCGCATGTACCTGGTCTCACGGTTGCTGGCGGCAGCGGGCACCGTGGGGATCTTCTGGCCCGATCTAC
- a CDS encoding Crp/Fnr family transcriptional regulator, translating to MPDIVPNALALPTRTLDPGGTLYESGREASSLYVVNYGVLKAVVPTSLGRDRIADLYGPGDVLGLAALDGGQHAETVIAVHDACLTPIDPAQAMNDRKLRDYIMQSMARQVRRSREMIDEAELPVGARVTRAFLRLAERFGQTADDAEGIKLPLALTHEDLADLTGSSRVTITRILGELRNEGALSGTRGVYVADPEGLEQATDHYVMQVL from the coding sequence GTGCCAGACATTGTGCCGAACGCCCTCGCCCTCCCGACGCGCACGCTCGATCCGGGCGGCACGCTCTACGAATCCGGACGCGAGGCCTCCTCGCTCTACGTCGTCAACTACGGCGTTCTCAAGGCGGTCGTCCCCACCTCGCTGGGCCGCGATCGGATAGCCGACCTCTACGGCCCGGGCGACGTCCTCGGCTTGGCGGCTCTCGACGGCGGACAGCATGCCGAGACCGTGATAGCGGTTCATGACGCCTGCCTCACGCCCATCGATCCCGCCCAGGCGATGAATGACCGCAAGTTGCGCGACTACATCATGCAGTCGATGGCGAGGCAGGTCCGCCGCAGTCGCGAGATGATCGACGAAGCCGAGCTCCCGGTGGGCGCCCGCGTCACCCGTGCTTTCCTGCGCCTCGCCGAGCGCTTCGGCCAGACCGCCGACGACGCCGAAGGGATCAAGCTCCCGCTGGCGCTCACCCACGAAGACCTGGCCGACCTCACAGGCTCCTCGCGCGTCACCATCACCAGGATCCTGGGCGAGCTGCGCAACGAGGGGGCGCTGTCCGGAACCCGCGGCGTCTACGTCGCCGATCCCGAAGGGCTCGAGCAGGCCACCGACCACTACGTGATGCAGGTCCTCTGA
- a CDS encoding CoA transferase has product MLDGIKVLDLSRVLAGPYCTQLLADLGATVWKVEPPGGDETRSWGPPYAQGESAYYLSVNRNKQGLSVNLKDPRGAELVARLADAADVLVENLKTGDSARYGLDYPTISRRNQRIVYASITGYGQTGPRAHEPGYDAAIQAASGLMAMTGEPGGGPVKLGVAWVDVLAGVHAATAITAALFERGRTGRGRYLDIALLDVAMAAMVNQAQSSLLTGEAPRRLGSAHPSIVPYQAFATADGELTLAVGNDRQFRRLCELIGQPELAIDERFAANSARVENRDELLPRISAALLERPRGEWLAAFGRAGIPAAPVNSLPEALSDVQVRARGMVAPVPHPLAGEIPMVMSPFARGDADRAAPPLLAQHNREVLSAELGLTDAELDELESAGVLTRFGPVP; this is encoded by the coding sequence ATGCTCGATGGAATCAAGGTCCTCGACCTCTCCCGTGTGCTCGCCGGTCCCTACTGCACGCAGCTGCTGGCAGATCTGGGCGCGACCGTCTGGAAGGTCGAACCGCCCGGAGGCGACGAGACGCGCTCCTGGGGACCGCCGTACGCGCAAGGGGAGAGCGCCTACTACCTCTCGGTCAATCGGAACAAGCAGGGCCTGTCGGTGAACCTGAAGGATCCGAGGGGAGCTGAGTTGGTGGCGCGGCTCGCGGACGCGGCCGATGTGCTGGTCGAGAACCTCAAGACCGGAGACTCCGCCCGCTACGGGCTCGACTATCCCACGATCAGTAGGCGCAATCAGAGGATCGTCTACGCCTCGATAACCGGCTACGGGCAGACTGGGCCGCGGGCTCACGAGCCCGGCTATGACGCGGCCATCCAGGCGGCGAGCGGACTGATGGCGATGACCGGGGAACCGGGCGGTGGCCCGGTGAAGCTAGGCGTGGCGTGGGTCGATGTTCTGGCCGGCGTCCACGCCGCCACCGCCATCACCGCAGCGCTTTTCGAGCGGGGGCGGACCGGCCGCGGCCGTTACCTGGACATCGCGCTGCTGGACGTGGCGATGGCCGCCATGGTCAACCAGGCACAGAGTTCGCTCCTCACCGGCGAGGCGCCTCGGCGGCTTGGCAGCGCTCACCCGAGCATCGTGCCGTATCAGGCGTTCGCTACGGCCGACGGTGAGCTGACCCTGGCAGTCGGTAACGACAGGCAGTTCCGCAGGCTATGCGAACTGATCGGTCAGCCGGAACTCGCCATCGATGAACGGTTCGCTGCCAACAGCGCCCGGGTGGAGAACCGCGACGAGCTCCTGCCCCGTATATCAGCCGCACTTCTCGAACGCCCCCGCGGTGAGTGGCTGGCCGCCTTCGGCCGGGCGGGCATACCTGCTGCCCCCGTGAACTCCCTCCCCGAGGCCCTCTCCGACGTGCAGGTCAGGGCCAGAGGGATGGTCGCCCCGGTGCCCCACCCGCTGGCCGGCGAGATCCCGATGGTGATGAGCCCCTTCGCTCGCGGGGATGCCGACCGGGCAGCGCCGCCGCTGCTGGCCCAGCACAATCGTGAGGTGCTCTCGGCGGAACTCGGCTTGACGGACGCCGAACTCGACGAACTCGAGTCGGCTGGGGTGTTGACGCGATTCGGCCCGGTCCCCTAA
- a CDS encoding TAXI family TRAP transporter solute-binding subunit, protein MRLARTLLASLVALFISATFAQTQLSIATGGTGGTYYPVGGGYAELINDYLDGYQAVAEVTGASVENVGLISRGDSDIALALADTVYQAYTGTGQLEGRQLENLRSLGVAYANTVHIVTLADSGIESISDLEGKVVSVGAPGSGTEVSAQTLLNANGITYDQIDERRLNFNETAAALRDGQIEAGFWSVGPPTSSILDLATTRDIKILSLSDEEIQNALEAEPTFARTVIPAETYPGQEEDVVTVGTPNVIVVSAEMDDQLAYDFLDVLYSHIDEIIAIHPSGNQTTPQNSIESTPIPLHPGAVAYYEDQGLEVPDDVRPPQ, encoded by the coding sequence ATGCGTTTGGCACGAACATTACTGGCGTCTCTCGTCGCTTTGTTCATCAGCGCGACTTTCGCGCAGACTCAACTGTCGATAGCCACAGGCGGCACCGGCGGCACCTACTATCCGGTAGGCGGCGGCTACGCAGAGCTGATCAACGATTACCTCGATGGCTACCAGGCTGTCGCCGAAGTCACCGGCGCCTCGGTGGAGAACGTCGGCCTCATCTCGCGCGGCGACTCGGACATCGCGCTCGCCCTCGCCGACACCGTCTACCAGGCCTACACTGGCACCGGCCAGCTTGAGGGCCGCCAGCTCGAGAACCTGCGCTCCCTCGGCGTCGCCTACGCCAACACCGTCCACATCGTCACCCTCGCCGACTCAGGTATCGAGAGCATCTCGGATCTCGAGGGCAAGGTCGTGTCGGTGGGCGCCCCTGGGTCGGGCACCGAGGTCTCGGCACAGACATTGCTCAACGCCAACGGGATCACCTACGACCAGATCGACGAGCGCCGCCTCAACTTCAACGAGACCGCGGCCGCTTTGCGCGACGGTCAGATCGAGGCCGGCTTCTGGAGCGTGGGCCCACCCACCTCATCGATCCTCGACCTCGCCACCACCCGCGACATCAAGATCCTCTCTCTGAGCGACGAGGAGATCCAGAACGCGCTCGAGGCCGAGCCCACCTTCGCCCGCACCGTCATCCCGGCCGAGACCTACCCGGGCCAGGAGGAGGACGTCGTCACCGTCGGGACCCCCAATGTCATCGTGGTATCGGCCGAGATGGACGATCAGTTGGCGTACGACTTCCTCGACGTGCTCTACTCGCACATCGACGAGATCATCGCCATCCACCCTTCGGGCAACCAGACGACCCCGCAGAACTCGATCGAATCGACGCCCATCCCGCTCCACCCGGGAGCCGTCGCTTACTACGAAGATCAGGGTCTCGAGGTGCCGGACGACGTCCGTCCGCCCCAGTAG
- the galK gene encoding galactokinase — protein sequence MTGAEPADVAAAFRERFGAPAQAVVRAPGRVNLIGEHTDYNEGFVLPMAIDREVRMAVRPRTDGRVVVRALDVGEEAEFEVDAPTKGRGWSEYLKGVAWSLAWAGIELRGFEAAFSGNVPRGSGLSSSAALELAVARAFHVSSSFEWEPERIARICQRAENEWLGVRSGIMDQLASAAGQEGHALLIDCRSLAVDPVPLPSGSAVLVLDTSTRRALVGSDYNERREQCEEAARRLSVASLRELTRERLEAQAHLLTPLLLRRVRHVVAENDRTLAAAAAMRAGDASRLGELMNESHISLRDDFEVSSKALDAMVSCARSQPGCLGARLTGAGFAGCAVALVTAEAASAVAAAVGDCYRTASGREPQIYLCRAAAGAGLI from the coding sequence GTGACGGGAGCGGAGCCTGCCGACGTCGCGGCGGCGTTCAGGGAGCGCTTCGGCGCCCCTGCCCAGGCGGTCGTCCGAGCACCCGGCCGGGTCAACCTGATCGGGGAACACACCGACTACAACGAAGGCTTCGTCCTTCCCATGGCGATAGACCGCGAGGTGAGGATGGCCGTGCGGCCACGAACGGACGGCCGGGTCGTGGTCCGGGCCTTGGACGTAGGCGAGGAAGCCGAGTTCGAGGTCGACGCTCCGACGAAGGGAAGGGGCTGGTCGGAGTACCTCAAGGGGGTAGCCTGGTCGCTTGCTTGGGCAGGAATCGAGCTCCGAGGCTTCGAAGCCGCCTTCAGCGGTAACGTGCCGCGCGGCTCGGGCCTCTCCTCCTCGGCTGCGCTGGAGCTCGCGGTGGCTCGGGCGTTCCACGTATCTTCGAGCTTCGAGTGGGAGCCGGAACGGATCGCCCGGATCTGCCAGCGGGCAGAGAACGAGTGGTTGGGCGTCAGGAGCGGGATCATGGATCAGCTGGCGAGTGCCGCGGGCCAGGAAGGGCACGCGCTGCTCATCGACTGCCGGTCGCTCGCCGTCGATCCCGTGCCGCTGCCGTCCGGCTCGGCCGTGCTGGTTCTAGACACCTCGACGAGGCGGGCCCTCGTGGGAAGCGACTACAACGAACGGCGCGAGCAGTGCGAGGAAGCAGCCAGGCGCCTGAGCGTCGCCTCCCTCAGAGAACTCACCAGAGAACGCCTCGAGGCCCAAGCGCACCTGCTCACTCCCCTGCTGCTACGTAGGGTGCGCCACGTAGTGGCGGAGAACGATCGCACCCTGGCGGCCGCCGCTGCGATGAGGGCGGGCGACGCATCGCGCCTGGGCGAGCTGATGAACGAGAGCCACATCAGCCTGCGTGACGACTTCGAGGTGTCGAGCAAGGCGTTGGACGCCATGGTCAGCTGTGCCCGTTCGCAACCGGGCTGCCTGGGCGCGCGCCTCACCGGTGCCGGGTTCGCCGGCTGCGCCGTTGCGCTGGTAACCGCGGAAGCCGCCTCTGCCGTCGCTGCCGCAGTGGGCGACTGCTATCGGACGGCCAGCGGCCGGGAACCACAGATCTATCTATGCCGGGCGGCGGCGGGAGCCGGACTTATCTAG
- a CDS encoding NifU family protein, translating into MLSFTETAKERVLHFLEVQKGQGVTALRVAGNRAEQKLWLVKPDDRRDDDAVFDGGGFEVFLDPLSRNNLEGARVDFVEGVMQSGFRVFYPSPTWDDPVAQKVQDVLDRQINPGVASHGGTVSLERVEEGVAYISLGGGCQGCGAADITLRQGIERMILEQVPEVTRVADVTDHASGTNPYYKREEDGADSPLA; encoded by the coding sequence ATGCTGAGTTTCACCGAGACGGCCAAGGAGCGAGTCCTTCACTTCCTGGAGGTGCAGAAAGGGCAAGGCGTGACCGCCCTGCGCGTCGCCGGGAACCGCGCCGAGCAGAAGCTGTGGCTGGTCAAGCCCGACGACCGCCGCGACGACGACGCGGTCTTCGACGGGGGCGGATTCGAGGTTTTCCTCGACCCGCTGTCCCGGAACAACCTCGAGGGCGCCCGCGTCGACTTCGTCGAGGGTGTGATGCAGAGCGGCTTCCGGGTCTTCTATCCCAGTCCCACCTGGGACGATCCGGTGGCCCAGAAGGTTCAGGATGTGCTCGACCGCCAGATCAATCCGGGCGTTGCGAGCCACGGCGGTACCGTCTCGCTGGAGCGGGTCGAGGAGGGCGTCGCTTACATCTCACTGGGTGGCGGCTGCCAGGGCTGCGGCGCGGCGGATATCACGCTGCGCCAGGGGATCGAGAGGATGATCCTGGAACAGGTGCCCGAGGTAACCAGGGTCGCCGACGTGACCGACCACGCCAGCGGAACCAACCCCTACTACAAGAGGGAAGAAGACGGCGCGGACTCGCCGCTGGCCTGA
- a CDS encoding UDP-glucose--hexose-1-phosphate uridylyltransferase yields the protein MDLNFDPTSHPHRRFNPLTGDWVLVSPQRMKRPWQGQVEKTSPRDLPPYDPECYLCPGNERAGGVRNPEYEHTFVFRNDFAALLPDAPSPAPAGSTLLRDDGVRGECRVICFSPRHDLTLARMSPEERHRVVRLWASQTAELGESWSWVQIFENRGEQMGASNPHPHGQIWALDSLPTEAGREDERQRAYLAAQGRPLLLEYAEEELARQERVVLSNRHWLAVVPYWAVWPFETLLLPLEPVTRIDLLDDDQQSALAAILGSLLARFDRLFETPFPYSMGWHGAPFGMGDTAHWQLHAHFYPPLLRSATVRKFMVGFELLGEAQRDLTPEQAADRLRKLSEES from the coding sequence ATGGACCTGAACTTCGACCCCACCAGTCACCCCCACCGTCGCTTCAACCCGCTCACCGGCGACTGGGTGCTCGTTTCGCCGCAGCGGATGAAGCGTCCCTGGCAGGGCCAAGTGGAGAAGACCTCGCCCCGCGATCTTCCCCCCTACGACCCGGAGTGCTACCTCTGTCCAGGCAACGAACGAGCGGGGGGCGTCCGGAATCCCGAGTACGAGCACACCTTCGTCTTCCGCAACGACTTCGCAGCGCTGCTTCCCGACGCACCATCGCCGGCCCCTGCCGGTTCGACCCTGCTGAGGGACGACGGCGTCCGCGGCGAGTGCCGCGTCATCTGCTTCTCCCCCAGGCACGACCTCACCTTGGCCAGGATGTCGCCCGAGGAGCGGCACCGGGTCGTTCGGCTCTGGGCCAGCCAGACGGCCGAGCTCGGGGAGTCGTGGAGCTGGGTTCAGATATTCGAGAACCGGGGGGAGCAGATGGGCGCATCGAACCCACACCCGCATGGTCAGATCTGGGCGCTCGACAGCCTGCCTACCGAGGCTGGCCGCGAGGACGAGCGTCAGCGCGCCTATCTGGCCGCACAGGGGCGGCCGCTGCTGCTCGAATACGCCGAAGAGGAGCTGGCCAGGCAGGAACGAGTGGTGCTTTCGAACCGGCACTGGCTGGCGGTCGTGCCCTACTGGGCGGTATGGCCGTTCGAGACGCTACTGCTGCCGCTGGAACCGGTAACCCGCATCGACCTTTTGGACGACGACCAGCAGTCTGCTCTGGCCGCCATACTCGGCAGCCTCCTCGCCCGCTTCGACCGCCTCTTCGAGACGCCCTTCCCCTACTCCATGGGCTGGCACGGCGCGCCCTTCGGCATGGGGGACACAGCCCACTGGCAGCTCCACGCCCACTTCTACCCCCCGCTGCTGCGCAGCGCCACGGTCAGGAAATTCATGGTCGGTTTCGAGCTGCTGGGGGAGGCCCAGCGCGACCTCACGCCGGAGCAGGCGGCCGACCGTCTGCGTAAGCTGTCCGAGGAATCGTGA